A stretch of the Teredinibacter haidensis genome encodes the following:
- a CDS encoding sensor histidine kinase, whose translation MTTVKPLGRNYSLRARISKIVLIFSILLVSFYTTMLAMLYEWGLSDATHGIVWQEALLFKQAYQKDHDAPLPNSQTLKGYIGEDNLPKEILQWYPHRKWHKWGADEEGLIYRFNKNPGTESHYHLLISHLPDTSERLFIFYTITVSDAVAEKVWRKFKLLAIVGGILVIAMLLVFKTTIARALRPITSLSRWIDKLDQTSPPEQLPRNIQADEIGQMADSLYNALKRIHQYNERERQFLRNASHELRTPIAIIRNALDVLEYKRKIGNDEIDSLVQRIRRAGDTMKSVTEAILWLAIENYSAPSKQATCLKTLTRDIIEENQNLNEGKQVSLNLNLDALGTQEMEAALAHIVLDNIIRNAFQHCGDGAISIQAIASNSLEIVNCNHSYSYVSPRPQDAAQALVTGSFGLGLTLVQKITEKQGWQFSFHVDDHQATARIRF comes from the coding sequence GTGACAACAGTTAAGCCCCTAGGTCGCAACTATTCACTGCGCGCACGCATCAGTAAAATCGTTCTGATTTTTTCGATTTTACTGGTGTCGTTCTACACCACCATGCTCGCAATGCTCTATGAATGGGGGTTATCAGATGCCACCCACGGCATCGTCTGGCAGGAAGCCCTTCTGTTCAAGCAGGCCTACCAAAAAGACCACGACGCTCCGCTACCCAATAGCCAAACACTGAAAGGCTATATCGGTGAAGACAACCTGCCCAAAGAGATATTGCAGTGGTACCCCCATCGTAAGTGGCATAAATGGGGGGCAGATGAAGAGGGTCTTATCTATCGATTTAACAAAAACCCTGGAACTGAATCGCATTACCACCTGCTGATATCCCACCTGCCCGATACCAGCGAACGCCTATTTATTTTTTACACAATAACCGTTTCTGATGCCGTAGCTGAAAAAGTGTGGCGAAAATTCAAATTACTGGCCATTGTCGGCGGCATTCTGGTTATTGCCATGTTACTGGTATTTAAAACCACTATAGCCCGAGCCTTGCGCCCGATTACAAGCCTTTCCCGCTGGATCGACAAACTCGATCAAACCAGCCCGCCAGAACAACTGCCACGTAATATTCAGGCCGATGAAATTGGACAGATGGCCGACAGCCTGTATAACGCACTTAAACGAATTCACCAGTACAACGAGCGCGAACGACAGTTTTTACGCAACGCCAGCCACGAATTGCGCACGCCCATCGCGATTATCCGCAACGCACTGGATGTACTCGAATACAAACGTAAAATCGGCAACGATGAGATTGATAGCCTAGTACAGCGAATTCGGCGCGCTGGCGACACGATGAAATCCGTCACTGAAGCCATTCTATGGCTAGCGATCGAGAACTATTCAGCCCCATCCAAGCAAGCAACTTGTTTAAAAACACTCACACGCGACATTATCGAAGAGAACCAAAACCTGAATGAAGGCAAACAAGTATCACTTAACCTGAATCTGGATGCCCTGGGCACACAGGAAATGGAAGCCGCACTTGCGCATATTGTTTTGGATAATATAATCCGCAACGCCTTTCAACACTGTGGGGACGGCGCCATCAGCATCCAGGCAATCGCTAGCAACAGCCTTGAAATTGTCAACTGCAATCACTCCTACAGCTATGTCTCCCCCAGGCCCCAGGATGCAGCCCAGGCACTTGTCACAGGAAGCTTTGGGCTGGGCTTAACTCTGGTCCAGAAAATTACCGAAAAACAGGGCTGGCAATTCAGTTTCCATGTGGACGACCACCAGGCAACAGCCAGAATACGTTTCTAA
- a CDS encoding response regulator transcription factor gives MIVLLVEDNRDLAANVLDYLELQEFDCDYAERGDHALELCRDNTYDAMILDIMMPGIDGLSLCKTLRDCGNNAPVIMLTARDTLDDKLAGFEAGADDYLVKPFDLPELAARIRAITKRKTTNGSSLKVADLEINLDNHQAIRAGKSIDLSPACWKLLVALVQASPRVLSRYELENVLWKDSPPDSEALKSHLYTLRKLVDKPFDQPLIHTLRGVGVAVRDNS, from the coding sequence ATGATAGTGCTACTAGTAGAAGACAACCGCGACCTAGCCGCCAATGTCTTGGATTATCTTGAACTGCAGGAGTTCGACTGCGACTACGCCGAACGCGGCGACCACGCGTTGGAACTGTGCAGAGACAACACCTATGACGCAATGATTCTGGACATCATGATGCCCGGCATTGATGGCCTTAGCCTGTGCAAAACCCTGCGCGACTGCGGCAACAACGCCCCGGTAATCATGCTAACCGCACGAGACACGTTGGATGATAAACTGGCTGGCTTCGAAGCTGGCGCAGACGACTATCTGGTTAAACCCTTTGATCTACCGGAACTAGCTGCACGTATACGCGCGATTACCAAGCGCAAAACCACCAACGGCTCCTCCCTAAAAGTTGCTGATCTGGAAATCAACCTGGACAATCACCAAGCCATCCGTGCAGGTAAATCCATTGACCTTTCTCCCGCCTGCTGGAAATTATTAGTGGCGCTAGTTCAGGCCAGCCCGCGGGTGTTATCCCGCTACGAGCTGGAAAACGTTTTGTGGAAAGATAGCCCGCCCGACTCGGAAGCGTTGAAATCCCATTTATACACTCTGCGTAAACTCGTCGATAAGCCCTTCGACCAGCCCTTGATACATACCTTACGAGGCGTTGGAGTTGCAGTACGTGACAACAGTTAA
- a CDS encoding rhodanese-like domain-containing protein, giving the protein MTINRISAAEFETLRSSQTSELTIVDLRTQPEIDRENIDNCICLPFQGISAEAVNDSITTNLQNEDQRVFLLCQSGMRAEATVRQLGKLAGVEWVIIEGGINGIKAAGGNINKGERKSIPLERQVRIAAGIVILAGVILGINVNPNFLLMSGFVGAGLIFAGVTNRCGLAFLLTRMPWNR; this is encoded by the coding sequence ATGACCATTAATCGTATCAGTGCAGCGGAATTTGAAACACTGCGCAGCAGTCAGACCAGTGAGTTGACCATTGTCGACCTGCGAACCCAGCCGGAGATCGACCGGGAAAATATCGACAACTGTATTTGCCTGCCCTTCCAGGGTATTTCAGCAGAGGCCGTCAATGACAGCATAACCACCAATCTACAGAATGAAGACCAACGCGTATTCTTGCTGTGCCAGAGTGGTATGCGTGCAGAGGCCACCGTTCGCCAACTGGGTAAACTGGCGGGTGTAGAGTGGGTGATTATCGAAGGCGGTATAAACGGTATCAAGGCCGCTGGAGGGAACATCAACAAAGGCGAGCGCAAAAGTATTCCGCTGGAACGTCAAGTACGCATTGCTGCCGGTATAGTTATCCTTGCCGGTGTAATTTTGGGTATAAACGTCAACCCCAACTTCCTATTAATGTCGGGCTTTGTCGGCGCCGGCCTCATTTTCGCGGGTGTTACTAACCGCTGCGGCTTGGCATTCCTGCTGACTCGCATGCCCTGGAATCGATAG
- a CDS encoding ArsR/SmtB family transcription factor yields MNPHDELSEHAKDAASLLKELGNESRLMVCCSLGSHEMSVGELNKLVPLSQSALSQHLARLREAGLVATRKEGQTVFYRLSGDHAIRIITTLKSIYCPDRP; encoded by the coding sequence GTGAACCCGCATGACGAGCTCTCAGAACACGCCAAAGATGCCGCCAGCCTGCTAAAAGAATTAGGCAATGAAAGCCGTTTGATGGTGTGCTGCTCCCTCGGTAGCCATGAAATGAGCGTTGGCGAACTAAACAAACTGGTTCCCCTTAGCCAGTCGGCCCTGTCCCAGCATTTGGCCCGGTTGCGTGAAGCAGGCCTTGTCGCCACACGCAAGGAAGGCCAAACAGTGTTCTATCGCCTTTCCGGCGATCACGCCATCCGAATTATTACCACGTTAAAGTCCATCTATTGCCCGGATCGCCCCTAG
- a CDS encoding methyl-accepting chemotaxis protein, whose protein sequence is MKTWFMNLSLAQKLISVLLLAGLLPMLVVSVLSASISTQQLEQQSFEHLNAVRQIKSAAIKRYFDQVHSQVITMADTPMVVSAAGSFTRSFKRVLNSENYDALQILEFRQALKTYYTDEFAVKYAQKNNGASFNTNNAIAKLNDLATVMQTRYIAQNEYPLGEKDKLSKTDGESIYHRVHTKYHDSFRQFVKEFEFYDFFIADAKSGDIVYSVYKELDYATSLLDGPYSETNFAESFREALTLEKGQSILKDFRPYPPSYEAPSSFIATPIFYKEKRVAVLVFQIPLEPIDAIMSERSGMGETGESYLVGEDYLMRSDSYLNPENHSVSASFKNPETGSVKTQSVEEALQGKSGNKIIQDYSNKQVLSSYSKINFTHFSWVILSEISVAEAFSGIRSMKWALLVIALVCAIAITLFAFYISKLVSTPILQLGNTIQQVEREGNFQPLLRNDYQDEIGNTSRAFNSLLSNLSSSITGTNTVLEELGKGNYKEKVSENYPGQLGMLTHGVNAAVKDIQEANAEQLRQQALADKNAKAAETAALEAKNQARQTLIIKQALDVSATGVMIANADFNIVYMNKSADALMLDAEQDIQKDIPGFDSSTLMGSNIDIFHKNPAHQRHLLQELRDSFKVELAIANLNFFLSATPIRDEDGEFLGAVVEWENITQKLENEREVKRIADENARIRQALDSSSTSTMIADKDFNIIYTNSSLNSMMKAAEEDLSRHIGQFSADNLLGKNIDTFHKNPAHQRSILDQLNRTFNSEINAGDRTFTLTTNPINNIDGERIGTVTEWLDRTAEVAIEQEIDSIITAAAAGDFSQTIMSEGKTGFFKSVSDGLNRLTQTTNIALNDMMRVFSALAKGDLSQKIDREYQGEFAKLKDDANATVEKLRDIIEKISSSSRDIARGTNEISAGNTDLSQRTEEQASSLEQTGSSMEELLTLVKQNEDSAKSATELSQRSMEIARVGNESVRASGQAMAAISQSSNKIANIIGVIDEIAFQTNLLALNAAVEAARAGEQGRGFAVVAGEVRNLAQRSASAAKEIKDLIRDSTTKVDDGSSLVESSGKTLQNIVTEIERVGDMMDQIFTSAREQSSGIEQVNAAIAQMDQMTQQNAALVEEASATSESIAEQAHQMEQMVAFFTR, encoded by the coding sequence ATGAAAACCTGGTTTATGAACCTCTCGCTGGCACAGAAACTGATTTCTGTGCTATTGCTGGCTGGCTTGCTACCCATGCTTGTCGTTTCCGTGCTTTCTGCGTCCATATCAACCCAGCAACTTGAACAGCAATCCTTCGAGCATTTGAATGCTGTCCGGCAAATTAAGTCTGCAGCCATAAAACGCTATTTTGACCAGGTTCACAGCCAAGTCATCACTATGGCTGACACGCCCATGGTCGTAAGCGCCGCAGGATCATTTACACGATCTTTCAAACGTGTTTTGAATTCTGAAAACTACGACGCTCTACAGATCTTAGAATTTAGACAAGCACTCAAGACCTACTACACCGACGAATTTGCCGTTAAATACGCTCAAAAAAACAATGGAGCATCCTTCAACACCAACAATGCTATCGCCAAACTAAATGACCTCGCCACGGTAATGCAGACACGCTACATTGCACAAAACGAATACCCTCTAGGAGAAAAAGACAAACTCTCCAAAACCGACGGAGAAAGTATTTACCACCGAGTACACACTAAGTACCACGATAGTTTTCGCCAGTTTGTAAAGGAGTTTGAGTTCTACGACTTCTTTATCGCAGACGCCAAAAGCGGCGACATTGTCTACTCCGTATATAAAGAGTTGGATTATGCCACCTCGCTGCTTGATGGCCCCTACTCAGAAACGAATTTCGCAGAAAGCTTTAGAGAGGCTTTAACGCTGGAAAAAGGGCAATCGATTTTAAAAGATTTTAGACCCTATCCGCCGTCTTACGAAGCTCCCTCCAGTTTTATTGCCACGCCCATCTTCTACAAAGAAAAACGCGTAGCCGTTTTAGTCTTTCAGATCCCCTTGGAACCAATCGATGCCATTATGAGCGAGCGATCAGGAATGGGGGAAACCGGTGAAAGCTATCTGGTGGGCGAAGACTATCTAATGCGTTCCGATTCTTATTTGAATCCAGAGAACCATTCTGTATCTGCCTCCTTCAAAAACCCGGAAACCGGATCGGTCAAAACGCAGTCAGTCGAAGAGGCTCTGCAGGGAAAATCCGGAAATAAGATTATTCAAGATTACAGCAATAAACAGGTGCTATCGTCTTACAGTAAAATCAACTTCACCCATTTCAGCTGGGTAATTCTTTCTGAGATCAGTGTAGCAGAAGCCTTTTCCGGAATCCGCTCGATGAAGTGGGCGCTGCTGGTTATCGCCCTTGTCTGCGCGATTGCGATCACTCTTTTCGCCTTTTATATCAGCAAGCTTGTCAGCACCCCTATCCTCCAGCTTGGCAACACTATCCAGCAGGTTGAACGCGAAGGCAATTTTCAACCACTATTACGCAACGATTACCAGGATGAAATAGGCAATACCAGCCGCGCTTTCAACTCTCTTTTATCCAACCTGTCCTCGTCCATTACAGGGACGAATACAGTATTGGAAGAGCTTGGGAAAGGAAACTATAAGGAAAAGGTATCTGAAAATTACCCCGGTCAACTGGGAATGCTCACTCACGGGGTAAACGCTGCGGTTAAGGATATCCAAGAGGCAAATGCCGAGCAGCTACGCCAGCAAGCGCTAGCCGACAAAAATGCCAAGGCCGCGGAAACGGCCGCTTTAGAAGCAAAGAATCAGGCAAGGCAAACGCTGATAATCAAACAGGCTCTGGACGTTTCCGCTACCGGTGTAATGATTGCCAATGCAGACTTTAATATCGTGTATATGAATAAGTCGGCCGATGCCCTCATGCTGGACGCAGAGCAGGATATTCAAAAGGATATCCCCGGCTTTGACTCCAGTACATTAATGGGTAGCAATATTGATATCTTTCACAAAAACCCAGCTCACCAACGGCACCTACTACAGGAATTACGCGATAGTTTTAAAGTCGAGCTCGCCATTGCCAATTTAAACTTCTTTCTATCTGCCACGCCTATCCGCGATGAAGACGGTGAATTTCTTGGTGCCGTTGTCGAGTGGGAAAATATAACTCAAAAGCTGGAAAATGAACGCGAAGTAAAACGTATTGCAGATGAAAACGCACGCATACGACAAGCTCTGGACAGCTCTTCTACCAGCACCATGATCGCAGATAAAGACTTTAACATTATCTACACCAACAGCTCCCTAAACTCCATGATGAAGGCAGCCGAGGAGGATCTAAGCCGTCATATCGGACAATTTAGTGCCGACAACCTGCTGGGTAAAAACATTGATACCTTCCATAAAAACCCAGCTCACCAACGCTCAATTCTCGATCAGCTTAACCGTACATTCAACAGCGAAATTAACGCTGGTGACCGCACCTTTACACTGACGACAAACCCTATCAACAACATCGATGGAGAGCGTATCGGTACAGTAACGGAATGGCTGGATCGTACTGCAGAAGTCGCCATTGAACAGGAGATAGACAGTATTATTACCGCCGCCGCCGCTGGAGATTTTAGCCAAACAATAATGTCAGAGGGAAAAACGGGCTTTTTCAAAAGTGTTAGTGATGGTCTCAACCGCCTCACTCAAACCACTAATATTGCGCTCAACGATATGATGCGGGTTTTCTCTGCCCTGGCAAAAGGTGACCTCTCACAAAAAATCGACCGGGAGTATCAAGGAGAATTTGCGAAGCTGAAAGACGACGCCAACGCTACCGTGGAAAAGTTGAGAGATATTATTGAGAAAATTTCGAGTTCCTCGAGAGATATCGCCAGAGGAACAAACGAAATATCCGCCGGCAATACCGATCTGAGCCAAAGAACCGAAGAGCAGGCGTCCTCTCTGGAGCAGACCGGATCCAGCATGGAAGAACTCCTAACACTGGTGAAACAAAATGAAGACAGCGCAAAGAGTGCGACCGAGCTGAGTCAACGCTCAATGGAAATCGCGCGCGTAGGTAACGAGTCAGTCAGGGCCAGCGGCCAAGCGATGGCAGCAATCTCACAGTCCAGTAACAAGATCGCCAATATTATTGGCGTGATTGATGAAATCGCCTTCCAAACCAATCTGCTTGCGTTAAACGCAGCCGTAGAAGCCGCCCGCGCTGGCGAGCAAGGGCGTGGGTTTGCGGTAGTTGCAGGGGAAGTGCGCAACCTGGCTCAGCGATCAGCATCCGCAGCAAAGGAGATTAAGGATTTGATCCGCGACTCCACCACGAAAGTCGATGATGGATCGAGCCTGGTAGAAAGCTCCGGTAAAACCTTGCAAAACATAGTCACCGAGATTGAACGCGTTGGAGATATGATGGATCAGATCTTCACGAGCGCCCGCGAACAAAGCTCCGGCATAGAGCAGGTTAACGCCGCCATAGCGCAAATGGACCAAATGACCCAACAAAACGCCGCACTGGTTGAAGAAGCCTCTGCCACTAGCGAAAGTATTGCAGAGCAAGCACACCAAATGGAGCAGATGGTCGCCTTTTTTACCCGCTAA
- a CDS encoding Gfo/Idh/MocA family protein: MSKRPLRWGILSTAKIAREKLIPALNASTLNEVVAVASRTDESAAAFAREQGFPQSYGDYQHLLDADDIDIVYNPLPNHLHIPWTVKAVEAGKHVLCEKPIALNESDMAPLDAALKAHPNVKVMEAFMYRFHPQWSMAKDLLDNGKIGKINSIEAVFTYFNRDPKNVRNMPGIGGGGLLDIGCYCISATRYLLGLEPVRVMGSLSMDGDFQVDRHAHAMLDFGEVRANIYCSTQSEPSQRVYVSGEHGSLLMEFPFYQPDNAMALLKFYHDRQEEVIETEACDHYVKQVDALADAVMHDKAVPTPLSDARNNMKVIDGVFASHEEGKWISL, from the coding sequence ATGTCTAAGCGACCGCTTCGATGGGGTATTTTAAGTACAGCGAAAATAGCGCGTGAAAAGCTGATTCCAGCCCTGAACGCGTCCACATTAAATGAAGTTGTTGCTGTGGCTTCAAGAACGGATGAGTCTGCGGCCGCGTTTGCACGCGAGCAGGGGTTCCCCCAGTCCTATGGTGATTACCAACACCTTCTGGATGCCGATGATATTGATATCGTTTACAACCCGCTCCCGAACCACTTGCACATCCCCTGGACTGTCAAGGCGGTAGAAGCTGGCAAGCACGTGCTGTGCGAAAAGCCTATCGCTTTGAATGAGTCCGACATGGCACCTCTGGATGCTGCGCTTAAAGCGCATCCGAATGTAAAGGTGATGGAAGCCTTTATGTATCGCTTTCATCCGCAGTGGTCGATGGCAAAAGATCTGTTGGATAATGGCAAAATTGGCAAAATTAATAGCATTGAAGCAGTGTTTACTTACTTCAATCGAGACCCTAAAAATGTGCGCAATATGCCTGGGATTGGTGGTGGAGGCTTATTGGATATCGGTTGTTATTGTATCTCGGCTACCCGTTATCTGCTGGGCTTGGAGCCGGTGCGAGTGATGGGCTCTTTGAGTATGGATGGCGACTTTCAGGTGGATCGCCATGCTCACGCCATGCTTGATTTTGGTGAGGTGCGCGCGAATATTTATTGCTCTACTCAAAGCGAACCCAGCCAGCGTGTTTACGTTTCTGGTGAGCATGGCAGTTTGTTGATGGAATTTCCGTTTTATCAGCCGGACAACGCTATGGCTCTCTTGAAGTTCTATCACGATCGGCAAGAAGAGGTGATTGAAACCGAGGCTTGTGATCATTACGTAAAACAGGTCGATGCACTTGCCGATGCGGTTATGCACGATAAGGCCGTACCGACACCGTTATCGGATGCCAGAAATAACATGAAGGTTATCGATGGGGTGTTTGCGAGTCACGAAGAGGGTAAGTGGATATCTCTCTAA
- a CDS encoding peptidylprolyl isomerase, whose product MLKINSRSFTPTFTGLFLIAGSMLLQTAQATTVQFQTSLGNFEVILFDEDTPQTVANFLDYVDNGLYTETMIHRSVKNFVIQGGGLTFSNEDGPVYTETNAPVSNEPVYSNLRGTISMAKVACDPNSATNQWFINLTDNSAELDPQNGGYAVFGQVAGDGMQVVDSIAQLPVFNMGSSFSTLPLTGYTLEEYTEYYINANTDNYNPVKKDNIVHVDAIVVTDSTVNTSASLTIEENTLIDSHSATDPSCSNSSSSSSSSDNNSGSSGGGSSTLFGLVLLAVFGRFARKR is encoded by the coding sequence ATGCTAAAAATAAACTCCCGCTCTTTTACCCCCACTTTCACTGGTCTGTTTTTAATCGCTGGCAGCATGCTGCTGCAAACAGCACAGGCAACAACCGTTCAGTTCCAAACGTCTCTTGGCAATTTCGAAGTTATTCTCTTTGATGAGGACACCCCCCAAACAGTCGCCAACTTTTTAGACTATGTAGACAATGGTCTCTATACCGAAACCATGATCCATCGCTCCGTAAAGAACTTTGTTATTCAGGGCGGCGGGTTGACCTTTAGCAATGAAGATGGGCCGGTGTACACAGAGACAAACGCCCCCGTGAGTAACGAACCGGTATACTCGAATCTTCGCGGTACCATCTCCATGGCCAAGGTTGCCTGCGATCCTAATAGCGCCACCAACCAATGGTTTATTAATCTGACAGATAACAGTGCCGAGTTGGATCCCCAAAATGGTGGCTATGCCGTATTTGGCCAGGTTGCGGGTGACGGTATGCAGGTTGTTGACTCGATAGCACAATTGCCCGTTTTCAATATGGGCAGCAGTTTTAGCACCCTCCCACTGACCGGCTATACCCTAGAGGAATACACCGAGTATTACATTAACGCGAATACCGATAACTACAATCCTGTGAAGAAAGACAATATCGTGCATGTTGACGCTATTGTTGTCACTGATTCAACGGTGAATACCAGTGCATCGTTAACGATTGAAGAAAATACACTTATCGATTCCCACAGCGCAACAGACCCTTCCTGCTCAAACAGTTCCAGTAGCTCTAGCAGCTCCGATAACAATAGTGGTAGTTCTGGCGGTGGCAGTTCAACCTTATTTGGGCTTGTGCTACTCGCAGTATTTGGCCGCTTTGCAAGAAAAAGGTAA
- a CDS encoding sugar MFS transporter, with protein sequence MASIPGATNIPAPSASTSTEQNHFVPLAILTTLFFMWGFITVLNDILIPHLKAVFDLSHFQASAVQFAFFGAYGVVSYPAGALIKQIGYKKGVVLGLLIAGVGCLMFYPAGTMRVYGLFLAALFVLASGITILQVAANPYVTRLGKPEGASLRLTFTQALNSLGTTLGPIFGSILIFSAATVDIGSLSAIDLEAHRQTEAESVQLPYLILASSLIGLSIVFALLKNLPVIVDAAEDANHTAKSAWQYKHLVLGALGIFLYVGAEVSIGSFIVDFLGEPDVANMPKRQAGSMISFYWGAAMVGRFLGVALMLRFKPQKLLTFAAVAASILLLAASLSSGNIAVWSVLAIGLFNSIMFPVIFSLSVNKLGPATSQGSGILCVAIVGGAIIPPIQGLLADNIGLQISFLLPILCYIYIAFYGVKGYHLDDE encoded by the coding sequence ATGGCAAGTATTCCCGGCGCTACCAATATTCCTGCTCCCTCAGCTTCAACCTCAACCGAACAAAATCACTTTGTTCCACTGGCAATTTTAACGACGCTGTTTTTTATGTGGGGCTTTATTACCGTTCTCAACGATATCCTAATCCCCCATCTTAAAGCGGTATTCGATCTTAGCCACTTCCAGGCGTCTGCAGTGCAGTTCGCCTTTTTTGGCGCTTACGGCGTAGTGTCTTACCCAGCCGGTGCGCTAATCAAACAAATTGGCTACAAAAAAGGCGTTGTACTGGGCCTGCTAATCGCCGGAGTTGGCTGCTTAATGTTTTACCCAGCAGGGACTATGCGCGTTTACGGGCTGTTTCTTGCCGCGCTGTTTGTACTCGCTTCGGGAATAACCATCTTACAAGTGGCAGCCAATCCCTATGTAACACGCCTAGGTAAGCCGGAGGGCGCATCACTGCGATTGACGTTCACCCAGGCACTTAACTCGCTGGGCACCACGCTAGGCCCAATCTTTGGCTCGATATTGATCTTTTCAGCCGCGACGGTTGATATCGGCTCTCTGAGCGCCATCGACCTGGAAGCACACCGTCAAACCGAGGCCGAAAGCGTTCAGCTACCGTATTTGATTCTCGCATCCTCACTTATAGGCTTATCCATCGTTTTTGCGCTGCTGAAAAACCTGCCGGTGATTGTCGATGCCGCAGAGGACGCTAACCACACTGCAAAATCTGCCTGGCAGTATAAGCATCTGGTACTGGGGGCTCTGGGTATCTTTCTTTATGTGGGTGCAGAAGTGTCGATAGGTAGCTTTATTGTGGACTTCCTCGGTGAACCCGACGTTGCCAATATGCCCAAGAGGCAAGCAGGTTCAATGATCTCGTTTTATTGGGGGGCCGCAATGGTTGGGCGCTTTCTAGGTGTTGCTTTAATGCTGCGCTTTAAGCCGCAAAAGCTTTTAACCTTTGCCGCTGTAGCCGCCTCAATTTTACTCCTGGCCGCCTCACTCTCCAGCGGCAATATTGCCGTTTGGTCGGTACTGGCGATTGGCTTGTTTAATTCCATTATGTTCCCAGTTATTTTCAGCTTGTCCGTCAATAAGCTCGGCCCCGCAACCAGTCAGGGCTCAGGGATTTTATGCGTTGCCATTGTTGGCGGAGCGATAATCCCCCCCATACAGGGACTATTAGCCGATAATATAGGCCTTCAAATTTCCTTCCTGTTGCCGATTCTCTGTTATATCTATATCGCCTTCTACGGCGTAAAGGGTTATCACCTCGATGACGAGTAA
- the glk gene encoding glucokinase — translation MFPSIVADIGGTNARFALVTGEENGQFVLDHIQILNGSEYASFSDAMRAYIAMLDGVTPHSACAAIAGPIEGDSVRMTNLNWSFAPSAIREEFGFEKFSAINDFASLAVATSALLPTDLISIREGEREATSNKAILGPGTGLGVAGLAYSNGSWLPIPSEGGHVNIAPATPLECDVVKAAMAQHGYVSAEVFISGPGLVNLYNALCAVKGEQPRSLQPKDVTSEAMAGANATCKETLELFCSFIGTLSGNLALTYGAKGGVYLGGGVLPRIVDFLKSSDFNTRFAEKGVMSPYVKDIPVDIIGHPQTAFLGAAAWLAQL, via the coding sequence ATGTTTCCGTCGATTGTTGCAGATATTGGAGGTACAAACGCTCGTTTCGCACTTGTAACGGGCGAAGAAAATGGTCAGTTTGTGCTTGATCATATTCAGATTTTAAACGGTAGTGAATACGCCAGCTTTTCTGATGCCATGCGTGCATATATAGCGATGCTAGATGGCGTAACGCCGCACTCTGCTTGTGCCGCTATCGCAGGCCCTATTGAAGGGGACAGCGTTAGAATGACTAACCTCAACTGGTCTTTTGCGCCATCCGCCATACGGGAAGAATTTGGCTTCGAAAAATTTTCTGCCATTAATGATTTTGCTTCGCTCGCGGTTGCCACCAGTGCGCTGCTTCCTACCGATTTGATATCGATTCGCGAAGGCGAGCGGGAAGCGACCAGTAATAAAGCGATTCTTGGCCCAGGTACGGGCTTGGGTGTTGCCGGGTTGGCATATAGTAATGGTAGCTGGCTGCCTATTCCCAGCGAAGGCGGTCATGTAAACATCGCGCCGGCTACGCCGCTGGAGTGTGATGTGGTAAAAGCTGCCATGGCGCAACATGGCTATGTATCAGCGGAGGTCTTTATTTCCGGCCCCGGTTTGGTCAATCTCTATAACGCGCTTTGTGCGGTAAAAGGCGAGCAGCCTCGCTCTTTGCAACCTAAAGATGTGACAAGTGAAGCGATGGCTGGGGCCAACGCTACCTGCAAAGAAACGCTGGAGCTTTTCTGCAGCTTTATAGGCACGCTCTCGGGCAATTTGGCCCTGACCTATGGTGCGAAAGGTGGCGTGTATCTGGGGGGCGGAGTCCTGCCACGTATTGTCGATTTTCTTAAGTCCAGTGACTTTAACACCCGCTTTGCAGAGAAGGGCGTTATGAGCCCCTATGTAAAAGATATTCCAGTGGATATTATTGGCCACCCACAGACGGCATTTTTGGGTGCTGCGGCTTGGTTGGCGCAGCTATAG